From a region of the Hugenholtzia roseola DSM 9546 genome:
- a CDS encoding O-methyltransferase — MEFLPLPISDYADAHSQDELPILKELSRQTHLKVKMPRMLSGHLQGNVLQAFSQLLQPKRILEIGTYTGYSAICLAQGLAQDGILHTIDNNAELVDFQNHFFEQSGKRAQIKNHLGDAQSLIKTLQEDPDNVWDLVFIDADKINYAQYYDLVFEKVRKGGVIIADNVLWSGKVIEGAAKSSDEDTIALKAYNQKVYADPRVFKVLMPLRDGLMVSIKK, encoded by the coding sequence ATGGAATTTTTGCCCCTCCCCATTTCCGACTATGCAGATGCACATAGCCAAGACGAATTGCCGATTTTGAAGGAATTAAGCCGCCAAACGCATCTGAAAGTCAAGATGCCGCGCATGCTGTCGGGACACCTGCAAGGCAATGTCTTGCAAGCCTTTTCGCAACTTTTGCAGCCCAAACGCATTTTAGAAATTGGCACTTATACGGGCTATTCCGCCATCTGTTTGGCACAAGGATTGGCGCAAGACGGTATTTTGCATACGATAGACAACAACGCCGAATTAGTAGATTTTCAAAATCACTTTTTTGAACAGTCAGGAAAAAGGGCGCAGATAAAAAACCATTTAGGCGACGCGCAATCGCTTATCAAGACCTTACAAGAAGACCCTGATAATGTTTGGGATTTGGTCTTTATTGATGCAGATAAAATCAATTACGCCCAATATTATGATTTGGTTTTTGAAAAGGTTAGGAAAGGCGGCGTTATCATTGCCGATAATGTCCTTTGGAGTGGAAAAGTAATAGAAGGTGCGGCAAAATCGTCTGACGAAGATACGATAGCCCTAAAAGCCTACAACCAAAAAGTTTATGCCGACCCGCGCGTCTTCAAAGTCTTGATGCCCTTGCGCGACGGCTTAATGGTATCCATCAAAAAATAA
- a CDS encoding D-alanine--D-alanine ligase family protein — MKIGILFGGISREREVSLAGAKTVWQCLDRAFFTPIPIFIDGKGRFLKINEGAFLAMENTRSFQIPTPKSEDAILEKLKFFQPLYEEMRPESLTKKQDATWGTALFAEQLKTEIDFAFLALHGTYSEDGTIQGLLEWLNIPYSGCGVFSSAFSIDKHLQKKFSALSPLQKTNSFTTLTRQEWFEENHSQLFESVKSKVGLPFVVKAPYQGSSIGVSMVKEDSLAAFEKAVQVALFLKEIQKSDWVSLSTTEKLIETQKWTVLDREIGFPLVVIERSGLHSQQTVCLHPLEVIEKLDDYFSYSDKAALLSSVESEELVMFESFIKGKEFSCGVLQKADGSAFALPPTEIIPAKADSFYDYEAKYQVGGSDKKIPIRLPLRDIEQIQAVCKDWFETFQLEGYARIDGFFGEAGEIILIDINTLPGMSPTSLIFRQAAEVGFSPTDLLTYLIKTSLQTRVRTGKRPHKARLLLENLTLRLEKNKAEAQQKIGVGIFLYPQMGEAFLERARHLYNFTVARQKARGYLFWYLGKKGILKLPIGFLLKPSLAELKAALAEDLPPLLRQCAEQAAPLRTDIVCDFAPAPQTITFEQLFETCTQLYFPDELLTESEHLKPAEVEDLAEFERNLKNLGLQVLKY, encoded by the coding sequence ATGAAAATTGGAATCTTATTTGGTGGCATTTCGCGCGAGCGCGAAGTTTCCTTAGCAGGTGCAAAAACAGTGTGGCAATGTTTGGATAGGGCTTTTTTCACGCCCATACCCATCTTTATAGACGGCAAGGGCAGGTTTTTGAAAATCAACGAGGGCGCGTTTTTGGCTATGGAAAATACGCGCAGTTTTCAGATTCCGACCCCTAAGAGCGAAGATGCGATTTTAGAAAAACTCAAATTTTTTCAGCCGCTTTATGAAGAAATGCGCCCCGAAAGCCTGACCAAAAAGCAAGATGCGACTTGGGGAACGGCACTTTTTGCCGAACAACTCAAAACAGAGATAGACTTTGCCTTTTTAGCCCTACATGGCACATATAGCGAAGATGGCACCATTCAGGGCTTGCTCGAATGGCTCAATATTCCCTATTCAGGTTGTGGCGTTTTTAGTTCGGCATTTAGTATAGATAAGCATTTACAAAAGAAATTTAGTGCGCTTTCTCCCCTACAAAAGACCAACTCTTTTACGACCCTAACGCGCCAAGAGTGGTTTGAGGAAAATCACAGCCAACTTTTCGAGAGCGTCAAATCAAAGGTAGGCTTGCCTTTTGTCGTGAAAGCACCCTATCAGGGTTCGTCTATTGGCGTGAGCATGGTCAAAGAAGATAGCCTTGCAGCCTTCGAAAAGGCGGTGCAGGTTGCTTTATTTCTCAAAGAGATTCAGAAGTCGGATTGGGTTTCACTTTCTACTACCGAAAAACTTATCGAAACCCAAAAATGGACAGTTTTAGATAGAGAAATTGGTTTTCCGCTGGTCGTAATAGAGCGTTCGGGGCTGCACAGTCAGCAGACGGTTTGCCTGCACCCTTTGGAAGTCATCGAAAAATTGGACGACTATTTTTCTTATTCCGATAAAGCCGCGCTTTTGAGTTCGGTAGAAAGCGAAGAGCTTGTGATGTTTGAAAGTTTTATCAAAGGGAAAGAATTTTCTTGTGGGGTCTTGCAAAAAGCCGACGGCAGTGCCTTTGCCCTGCCGCCTACGGAAATTATCCCTGCCAAGGCGGATTCTTTTTACGACTATGAAGCCAAATATCAGGTGGGCGGTAGTGATAAAAAAATCCCCATTCGTCTGCCCCTGCGCGATATTGAGCAGATACAAGCGGTTTGTAAGGACTGGTTTGAAACTTTCCAATTAGAAGGTTATGCGCGTATAGATGGCTTTTTTGGCGAAGCAGGCGAAATTATTTTGATAGACATCAATACGCTGCCCGGGATGTCGCCTACTTCGCTTATCTTCCGACAGGCGGCGGAAGTGGGTTTTTCGCCTACCGATTTGCTCACTTATCTTATCAAAACTTCCCTACAAACACGTGTCAGAACGGGCAAACGCCCACACAAGGCGCGTCTTTTATTAGAAAATCTAACGCTGCGCCTCGAAAAAAACAAGGCAGAGGCACAGCAGAAAATTGGCGTTGGCATCTTTCTCTACCCCCAAATGGGCGAGGCATTTTTAGAAAGGGCGCGCCACCTCTACAATTTCACCGTTGCAAGGCAGAAGGCGCGTGGCTACCTTTTCTGGTATCTGGGGAAAAAGGGCATCTTGAAGCTACCCATTGGCTTTCTGCTCAAACCCTCTTTGGCAGAATTGAAGGCTGCCTTAGCCGAAGACCTGCCCCCCCTTCTACGACAGTGCGCCGAGCAAGCCGCCCCCCTAAGAACTGACATCGTGTGCGACTTTGCCCCTGCCCCACAAACGATTACCTTCGAGCAGCTTTTCGAAACCTGCACCCAACTTTATTTTCCCGACGAGCTACTCACTGAAAGCGAACACCTCAAACCTGCCGAAGTAGAAGATTTAGCCGAATTTGAGAGAAACCTCAAAAATCTGGGGCTTCAAGTCTTGAAATATTAA
- a CDS encoding sacsin N-terminal ATP-binding-like domain-containing protein: MKLSNDKVVTFFKKTDKEILDYLLQWWEMDSVSENGTIRLIGTIENDNGISIFKNIRNFIGDIINYPENLGDIKIVLNNNIFFKELTVCYFDVKLADSHQRQIKQNPFLLTYVGNLEEVSVDKVTMLRKKNIEHLHKVMLGGHPFPAASLSEALKQFKIELYTKKERLIFELIQNADDFPDKKIGTVDMKFVILKQYVAITHNGRAFREIDVKAISSIGDSAKRNDESATGYKGIGFKSVFTHSEKVYIYSGGYSFLFDKTNEKYSNFEDLYPSKEVQKEFRGMYQKYANSEVIPWEIMPIWIDKDQYPDELKNEGTFFSSNVAFGLYFGSKNVNEFKFRVANMFKEPRFLLFLRNINSIKIDGLENPINVTRYREGVFCHLQANGEETNIFLIPNEPKRIELSDTDIARFKNIDDIPPKLISAGCFSINFAVYFENQCITPVKNSVIFTYLPTEDNSYNFPFLVNSDFVTSSNREQILPENEWNKFVFEYIGYELFNWAKSIMESNAFYRFSFLSIIPKKFEIQINNFENVKSHFNKGFDKAIQEIAFLPTSNGSLCKVADALVDLTGLSEIIGYELFVRVVNPSKTLIDNRLESKPKLIDLQGISIFGKDELKKLFDNSTFQQVLNPQLLLRVLIFLQEKGGNFSDIGLLYSENSSQGLLTPSSLYFQTNQADKDLLTFKSVYFLHPTINDYAESNSKFKSWLVSLGVKVFEGANFVRSEIIGNNSEINKVLININTNTNFWTYIFRYRSLLLENEIKSLSKFYVIDVQKKSSIYVSECYLSDHFKEKGDPSTESIFTELGLEGYFLMTDYCPEQKNVSDWRKFFNQIGIKRSENSRIFKDKLVSFIQSGKMTPENYLKVTKFCFEVFNSNRDVFDGLSLSNFQVHTTDNYLKPISECILSDDYTQDLRLASVLPEQVLPNQIHSIYLQQISNNRQNWKEFFLRLNPNVELNSTDIVKRKISALASNPSLVTLQNVSQIWKTILAFKDELLKTHKEELKKIPVLLKNNTLALSTRCYFPKEYSPSTEVEDLLIGYHDYFISPTFSTISGLLYVDLKVFFKQIGVEEELRRKRDVFWETYDIPAKKFLLPSNTDFCEKFWKYFSKNFDYKGLNNEFKEYITQNPVIPCLDGSVKHASVVHSYQIKDLVNDESVTCSIELSAELETFLGLQQQLTAAKCFELLNNFAVSNDIDEEKIKKIYDTLLWRVERYFVQNPFSKISDIKKNEATVNFTQNGWLLSNKGVFQKVTNLFYEDVTADYLPLEESDRVVKRFGDKDYWKKFEVVLSIFGIEKITAEDFSLDSQSSKVDAIELSKTLNNSISEFANKIDITNAQYIENLLQNKLNNLKIYYSPTIKINCDKLNYSLIVPNYYNTSQNTIYFSGNWNSISNAKLIEYLFKAFDISESQISKDEFVSILLRNIYIIKPQQGEGVDETYATNSGFQSGRFIDKTTARLGEEHVNKELERLFPNRYEWLNSEQEAGKPYDFIIYSDDTEGTVLFYVDAKSTSTSEDDSDSIPFFVMNSEWNFIADGKENYVVARVFDTKKANPIVKFLNIRNLQ, from the coding sequence ATGAAATTATCAAATGATAAAGTTGTTACTTTTTTTAAAAAAACAGACAAAGAAATTTTAGACTACCTTTTGCAATGGTGGGAAATGGATAGTGTTTCCGAAAACGGAACTATCCGTTTAATTGGTACGATTGAGAATGACAACGGAATAAGTATTTTCAAAAACATTAGAAACTTTATTGGTGATATAATTAACTATCCTGAAAATTTGGGAGATATTAAAATTGTATTAAATAACAATATTTTTTTTAAAGAATTGACAGTTTGTTATTTTGATGTTAAACTTGCAGACTCCCATCAAAGACAAATAAAACAAAATCCATTTTTATTGACCTATGTTGGAAATTTAGAGGAAGTTTCAGTAGACAAAGTTACTATGTTAAGAAAAAAAAATATAGAGCATTTACATAAGGTTATGTTAGGTGGGCATCCTTTCCCTGCTGCAAGTTTGTCAGAAGCTTTAAAGCAATTTAAAATAGAACTTTACACCAAAAAAGAAAGGCTAATTTTTGAGTTAATTCAAAACGCTGACGATTTTCCTGATAAAAAAATCGGCACAGTTGATATGAAGTTCGTAATTTTAAAACAATATGTCGCTATTACACACAACGGAAGGGCTTTCCGAGAAATTGATGTAAAGGCAATTTCGAGTATAGGGGACAGTGCCAAACGAAACGATGAATCTGCAACTGGTTATAAGGGCATAGGCTTTAAATCAGTTTTCACTCATTCAGAAAAAGTATATATCTATTCGGGAGGATATTCGTTTCTGTTTGACAAAACTAATGAAAAGTATTCAAATTTTGAAGATTTATACCCATCTAAGGAAGTCCAAAAAGAATTTAGAGGAATGTATCAAAAATATGCTAACTCAGAAGTAATACCTTGGGAAATAATGCCGATTTGGATAGATAAAGACCAATATCCCGATGAGTTGAAAAACGAAGGAACTTTCTTTTCGTCAAATGTAGCATTTGGACTCTACTTCGGAAGTAAAAATGTAAATGAGTTTAAGTTTAGAGTGGCTAATATGTTTAAAGAGCCTCGTTTTTTACTTTTTTTGAGAAACATAAATTCTATCAAAATTGATGGATTAGAAAATCCTATTAATGTTACTCGATATAGAGAGGGCGTATTTTGTCATTTACAAGCTAATGGTGAAGAAACTAACATCTTCTTAATTCCCAATGAACCAAAACGTATTGAACTTAGTGATACAGATATTGCACGATTTAAAAATATTGATGACATTCCTCCGAAACTTATATCAGCAGGTTGTTTCAGTATTAATTTTGCAGTTTATTTTGAGAATCAGTGTATTACTCCTGTTAAAAACAGTGTGATTTTTACTTATCTTCCAACGGAAGATAACTCATATAACTTTCCTTTTTTAGTAAATAGTGACTTTGTTACTTCAAGTAATCGGGAACAAATACTACCTGAAAATGAGTGGAATAAATTTGTTTTTGAATACATTGGTTATGAGTTATTTAATTGGGCTAAATCAATTATGGAAAGTAATGCTTTTTACCGATTTAGTTTTTTATCTATAATCCCTAAAAAATTTGAAATCCAAATAAATAATTTTGAAAATGTTAAAAGCCATTTCAACAAAGGTTTTGACAAAGCCATTCAAGAAATAGCATTTTTACCTACTTCAAACGGTTCTTTATGCAAAGTAGCAGATGCTTTGGTAGATTTGACAGGACTTTCTGAAATCATTGGTTACGAGCTGTTTGTGAGAGTTGTAAATCCAAGTAAAACACTCATTGACAATAGGTTAGAAAGCAAACCAAAACTTATTGACTTGCAAGGAATTAGTATTTTTGGAAAAGACGAACTGAAAAAACTATTTGACAATTCAACTTTTCAGCAGGTTTTAAACCCTCAACTTCTTTTACGAGTCTTGATTTTTTTGCAGGAAAAAGGGGGTAATTTTTCTGATATTGGTTTGCTGTATAGTGAAAACAGTAGTCAAGGTTTGCTTACGCCTTCTTCTTTATATTTTCAAACAAACCAAGCAGATAAGGATTTACTTACATTTAAGTCTGTTTACTTTTTGCACCCAACTATTAACGACTATGCAGAAAGTAACTCTAAATTCAAAAGTTGGCTTGTAAGTTTGGGCGTTAAGGTGTTTGAAGGGGCTAACTTTGTTCGGAGCGAAATTATTGGTAATAACTCTGAAATTAATAAAGTTCTCATAAACATCAATACAAACACAAATTTTTGGACTTACATTTTTAGGTATCGCAGTTTACTCTTAGAGAACGAAATAAAAAGCTTATCAAAATTTTATGTTATTGATGTTCAAAAGAAAAGTTCTATTTATGTTTCAGAATGTTATTTATCTGACCATTTCAAAGAGAAGGGTGACCCCTCAACTGAAAGCATATTTACAGAATTAGGTTTAGAAGGATATTTTTTAATGACAGATTACTGTCCTGAACAGAAAAATGTAAGTGATTGGCGAAAATTTTTTAATCAAATCGGAATAAAAAGGTCAGAAAATAGTAGAATTTTCAAAGATAAATTGGTGTCATTTATTCAAAGTGGCAAAATGACACCTGAAAATTATCTCAAAGTTACGAAGTTCTGTTTTGAAGTATTCAACAGCAACAGAGATGTGTTTGACGGTTTATCTCTATCTAATTTCCAAGTACATACTACTGATAACTATTTAAAACCTATTTCTGAATGTATTTTAAGTGATGATTATACACAAGATTTACGTTTAGCAAGTGTTCTACCCGAACAAGTTTTGCCTAATCAAATTCATAGTATCTATTTACAGCAGATTAGCAATAATCGCCAAAATTGGAAAGAGTTTTTTCTACGATTAAATCCTAACGTAGAACTTAATTCTACTGATATAGTCAAAAGAAAAATAAGTGCTTTAGCATCGAATCCAAGTTTAGTAACACTTCAAAATGTATCTCAAATTTGGAAAACTATACTTGCATTTAAAGACGAGTTATTAAAGACACACAAGGAAGAATTAAAGAAAATTCCTGTACTATTGAAAAATAATACTTTGGCTTTATCAACTCGGTGCTACTTTCCAAAAGAATACAGCCCAAGTACGGAAGTTGAAGACTTACTAATAGGGTATCATGACTACTTTATTAGTCCAACTTTTAGCACTATTTCAGGATTGCTTTATGTTGATTTAAAAGTTTTTTTTAAACAGATTGGAGTAGAAGAAGAACTGCGAAGAAAACGGGATGTTTTTTGGGAAACATATGATATACCAGCTAAAAAGTTTTTGCTACCTTCTAACACAGATTTTTGCGAAAAATTTTGGAAATATTTCAGTAAAAATTTTGATTATAAAGGATTAAATAATGAGTTTAAAGAATATATAACTCAAAATCCTGTCATTCCTTGTTTAGATGGCAGTGTAAAACACGCCAGCGTGGTTCACTCTTACCAAATAAAGGATTTAGTAAATGATGAATCCGTAACTTGTAGTATTGAGTTGAGTGCAGAGTTAGAAACTTTTTTAGGTTTACAGCAGCAACTTACTGCCGCTAAGTGTTTTGAATTGCTGAACAATTTTGCAGTCTCGAATGATATTGATGAGGAAAAGATAAAGAAAATATATGATACACTTTTGTGGCGTGTAGAAAGGTACTTTGTGCAAAATCCATTTTCTAAAATCAGTGACATCAAAAAAAACGAGGCTACCGTTAATTTCACACAGAATGGTTGGCTACTTAGTAATAAAGGAGTTTTTCAAAAAGTGACAAACTTATTCTATGAAGACGTAACAGCAGATTACTTACCCTTAGAAGAGAGTGATAGAGTAGTGAAACGTTTTGGTGATAAAGATTATTGGAAAAAGTTTGAAGTAGTACTAAGCATTTTTGGTATAGAAAAAATAACAGCAGAAGATTTTAGTTTAGATTCTCAATCATCAAAGGTTGATGCGATAGAACTAAGCAAAACACTTAACAATAGTATTTCTGAATTTGCTAATAAAATTGATATAACAAATGCTCAATATATTGAAAATTTATTGCAAAATAAGCTTAATAACTTGAAAATTTACTATAGCCCAACTATAAAAATAAATTGTGATAAACTAAATTATAGCCTTATAGTACCTAATTATTACAATACTTCACAAAATACAATTTATTTCAGTGGAAATTGGAACAGTATTTCTAATGCGAAACTTATTGAATACCTGTTTAAGGCTTTTGATATTTCAGAGAGCCAAATAAGTAAAGATGAGTTTGTTAGTATTCTTTTAAGAAACATCTATATAATAAAACCACAACAAGGTGAGGGCGTTGATGAAACTTATGCTACCAACAGCGGCTTCCAATCGGGTAGATTTATTGATAAAACAACTGCACGTCTTGGAGAGGAACACGTAAATAAAGAACTTGAAAGACTGTTTCCTAATAGGTATGAATGGCTCAATTCTGAACAAGAAGCAGGAAAGCCCTATGACTTTATCATTTATTCAGATGATACTGAAGGAACAGTCCTTTTTTATGTTGATGCAAAATCAACATCAACAAGCGAAGACGACAGCGACAGCATTCCGTTTTTTGTAATGAATAGTGAATGGAACTTTATAGCGGACGGGAAAGAAAATTATGTCGTAGCAAGGGTATTCGATACAAAAAAGGCAAATCCTATAGTTAAATTTTTAAATATAAGAAATCTTCAATAA
- a CDS encoding ATP-binding protein: MEHKLRVHCLRNNLKRIREFVELVLKPHEMRLNPIVINQMIVAVDELCANVIIHGNHCNPSEQIDITAFFKDDEFVFEVVDNGNAPYDISQHQCPNIEEIVKNKQRGGMGVMLIRNIMDTVRIFQTENKNIYHISKRIA, from the coding sequence ATGGAGCATAAATTGAGAGTACATTGTTTGCGTAATAATTTAAAACGCATCAGGGAATTTGTCGAGTTGGTCTTAAAGCCGCATGAGATGCGCCTCAATCCGATTGTTATCAATCAGATGATTGTGGCAGTGGATGAGTTGTGTGCCAATGTTATCATTCATGGCAATCATTGCAACCCCAGCGAGCAGATAGACATTACTGCCTTCTTCAAAGACGACGAGTTTGTCTTTGAAGTCGTGGATAATGGCAATGCGCCTTATGATATAAGTCAGCACCAGTGTCCCAACATCGAGGAGATTGTCAAGAACAAGCAGCGTGGCGGCATGGGCGTGATGCTCATTCGCAACATCATGGACACAGTGCGCATTTTTCAGACCGAGAACAAGAACATTTACCACATTTCTAAGCGAATTGCATAG
- a CDS encoding STAS domain-containing protein, producing the protein MELKTFKEESYFLIVVKGDLDAASAIELDTLLLNSIKENHKKILIDCTGLEYISSPGIGVFTAHWEDCTHKGIKLVLFGLSSKVFNVFQILGLHNILPITTNKEQAKKIADGA; encoded by the coding sequence ATGGAATTGAAAACTTTTAAAGAGGAAAGCTATTTCCTTATCGTAGTCAAAGGCGATTTAGATGCCGCTTCTGCTATAGAATTGGACACGCTTTTGCTAAATTCTATCAAGGAAAATCACAAAAAAATCTTGATAGACTGCACAGGTTTGGAGTATATTTCCTCGCCGGGTATTGGAGTTTTCACCGCCCATTGGGAAGATTGTACCCATAAAGGCATCAAGTTGGTCTTGTTTGGTTTGAGTAGCAAAGTCTTCAATGTCTTTCAGATACTCGGACTGCACAATATCCTTCCCATTACTACCAATAAAGAACAAGCTAAAAAAATAGCCGATGGAGCATAA
- a CDS encoding DUF3857 domain-containing protein gives MTKRLMGLVFLVLIEMACSFGKITAQHVPSNSLSNTAVSLSFSDFQNRYPEEKAIFLERRKTLWIDYLPQKDSLYIVAEHHTRMLHLKFQSQAYANEVIPFSQYQTILAKEAYTLLPQKDGSKIKKSVNHFEQRDVVSADVFYNDAKELTFIFPQVIAGAETVLTYREHIKEPRFLGSFFWTSYAKTQKAAFTIYVDKRVSLEVVDFHLQPYQVRKDSKSDKKYHIYHFEAENLPKFSQDKSAPALRYYEPHQIPYVSRVEEKPFLASTRDLYQWYYGFISKVDSKAAYRDLKDLADSLTLGARNERQKAEMIFRWVNTQIQYIAFEDGLRGFVPAAPASVLYKRYGDCKDMSSLLVGLLRAVGLEAYFAWIGSRDLPYRYQNLPTPAVDNHMIAVLMLEGDTLFLDATGKTDDFGKPTSFIQGKEALVAKSPTEFQVLTLPILEKSQNQIYDSAYLKLDLSQRTLSGEAQVYYKGYPKDLLAPLVRNATKGEEKEALRKLLNPKQEHLQLLNYQVSRDSLLRIQYQYLLPQYVQILQNEIYLNLHLNPVWRSTEIDTLRRSPISSHYHFEETHLYILELPKGYLLRHVPENQSYKGDFFGYEIRYERRKESLLLFHRVYGSYLLLEKARFQEWNLMIEMLNDAYRQNIILAR, from the coding sequence TTGACTAAGCGGCTGATGGGGCTTGTTTTTTTGGTTTTGATAGAAATGGCTTGTAGTTTTGGAAAAATCACTGCCCAGCACGTACCCTCAAATTCACTTTCAAATACCGCCGTTAGTCTATCTTTTTCTGATTTTCAAAATCGCTACCCCGAAGAAAAGGCGATATTTTTAGAGCGTAGAAAAACACTTTGGATAGATTATCTGCCTCAAAAGGATAGCCTTTATATCGTCGCCGAGCATCATACGCGCATGCTGCATCTCAAATTTCAGTCGCAGGCGTATGCCAACGAGGTCATTCCTTTTTCACAATATCAGACCATTTTAGCCAAAGAAGCCTATACGCTTTTGCCTCAAAAAGATGGCAGCAAAATAAAAAAGAGCGTCAATCATTTCGAGCAGCGCGACGTAGTATCGGCAGACGTTTTCTACAATGATGCCAAAGAACTCACCTTTATCTTTCCGCAGGTAATTGCAGGGGCGGAAACGGTCTTGACTTATCGCGAGCATATCAAAGAGCCGCGTTTTTTGGGTAGCTTTTTCTGGACAAGCTATGCCAAAACGCAAAAGGCTGCCTTTACAATTTATGTAGATAAGCGCGTAAGTCTTGAAGTGGTAGATTTTCATCTGCAACCGTATCAGGTGCGCAAAGATTCGAAGAGCGATAAAAAATACCACATCTATCATTTTGAGGCGGAGAACCTGCCTAAGTTTTCGCAGGACAAAAGTGCGCCTGCCTTGCGCTATTACGAACCCCATCAAATTCCGTATGTGAGCAGGGTAGAAGAAAAGCCTTTTTTAGCTTCCACGCGCGACTTGTATCAGTGGTATTATGGTTTTATTTCAAAAGTGGATAGCAAAGCGGCTTATCGCGATTTAAAAGACCTTGCCGATTCGCTTACTTTGGGAGCGCGAAATGAGCGGCAAAAAGCCGAAATGATTTTCCGCTGGGTCAATACCCAAATTCAGTACATTGCCTTCGAAGATGGCTTACGCGGTTTTGTGCCTGCCGCTCCTGCCAGCGTACTTTACAAACGCTATGGCGATTGTAAGGATATGAGCAGCTTGCTTGTTGGCTTGCTGCGGGCGGTGGGCTTGGAAGCCTATTTTGCTTGGATAGGCTCGCGCGATTTGCCTTATCGCTATCAAAACCTGCCTACGCCTGCCGTCGATAACCACATGATTGCCGTTTTGATGCTCGAAGGGGATACCCTTTTTTTAGATGCCACAGGCAAAACAGACGATTTTGGGAAGCCTACCTCTTTTATACAAGGAAAGGAGGCTTTGGTAGCCAAAAGTCCTACCGAATTTCAAGTCCTGACTTTGCCCATTTTAGAAAAAAGCCAAAATCAAATCTATGATAGTGCCTATTTGAAGTTAGATTTGAGTCAGCGCACATTAAGCGGTGAGGCACAGGTCTATTACAAAGGCTATCCAAAAGATTTGCTTGCGCCTTTGGTAAGGAATGCGACGAAAGGGGAAGAAAAAGAAGCCCTCCGCAAACTTCTCAACCCTAAGCAGGAGCATTTGCAACTTCTAAATTATCAAGTGAGTCGGGATAGCCTCTTGCGGATTCAATACCAATATCTTCTGCCGCAATACGTTCAAATCTTACAAAACGAAATTTACCTCAATCTGCACCTAAACCCCGTATGGCGCAGTACCGAAATTGATACTTTGCGCCGTTCGCCTATCAGCAGTCATTACCACTTCGAGGAAACCCATCTCTACATCTTAGAGTTGCCCAAAGGCTATCTTCTTCGTCATGTGCCTGAAAATCAGAGTTATAAAGGCGATTTCTTTGGTTATGAAATTCGCTATGAGCGCAGGAAAGAGAGCCTTTTGCTATTTCATCGGGTCTATGGCAGCTACCTACTTTTGGAAAAGGCGCGTTTTCAAGAGTGGAATCTGATGATAGAAATGCTCAATGATGCTTACCGTCAGAATATTATTTTGGCGCGTTAG
- a CDS encoding mechanosensitive ion channel family protein encodes MEDIFGKIDLTVMRHVVFVLLMALTTARLAKAAVNNYLVQLGEKNDYDNTTRIKFFRNTINFLVFTVAFLLITYAIPFLRSIAVTLFAGAGIFAAAIAFASQKAFSNIVSGIFIVVFKPFRVGDMITVGTNIGFVEDITLRHTIIKSLENRRVIIPNSTISSDTIVNSSIEDPKTCIFVEIWVQHQTDLRKAIELMREAALAHPECIDNRSEEDKLNGDSPVTVRVINITEVGILLRAYVWARTPDIAFVTKCDLLETYKNTFEENGVLLALPRRLLSYEK; translated from the coding sequence ATGGAAGATATTTTTGGAAAAATAGACCTGACCGTGATGCGACACGTGGTTTTTGTCCTTTTGATGGCACTCACGACGGCGCGTTTGGCAAAGGCTGCCGTTAATAACTACTTGGTGCAATTAGGCGAAAAAAATGATTACGACAACACCACACGCATCAAGTTTTTTCGCAACACCATCAATTTTTTGGTCTTTACCGTTGCTTTTTTGCTCATTACCTACGCCATTCCCTTTTTGCGCTCTATTGCCGTTACGCTATTTGCAGGTGCAGGTATTTTCGCTGCCGCTATTGCCTTTGCCTCTCAAAAGGCATTTAGCAATATCGTGAGCGGCATTTTTATCGTGGTCTTCAAGCCTTTTCGAGTGGGCGATATGATTACGGTTGGGACAAATATCGGTTTTGTGGAAGATATTACGCTGCGCCATACCATCATCAAAAGTTTAGAAAATAGGCGTGTTATTATTCCCAACTCTACCATTAGTTCGGATACGATTGTCAATTCTTCGATAGAAGACCCCAAGACGTGCATTTTTGTCGAGATTTGGGTACAGCACCAGACCGACCTTAGAAAAGCCATCGAGCTAATGCGCGAGGCGGCTTTGGCACACCCAGAGTGCATCGATAACCGAAGCGAGGAAGATAAACTCAACGGCGATTCGCCTGTAACGGTGCGCGTCATCAATATCACCGAAGTAGGAATTTTGCTTCGTGCCTACGTTTGGGCGCGAACCCCCGATATTGCCTTCGTAACCAAATGCGACCTTTTAGAAACCTACAAAAATACCTTCGAGGAAAACGGCGTGCTTTTGGCTCTGCCTCGTCGCCTGCTTTCGTATGAAAAATAA